Proteins from one Thermococcus bergensis genomic window:
- a CDS encoding DUF2666 family protein, producing MKIEDHIAFTANHKNWKVGDKLVMMEDHKIAHFLASVSNTVNLKIPEYLTDVMDIARIRNLAEEIGEKEPWEVLKTLKSPGTSRKLNPIIFEDDKKLKKLLLDAAKALLAREALSKKFPVSYPEEPIRGLRTTLLYNEDHINFTAKHGSWIVVKRLIIDDKTPMADVARILASINETTVSKIPVYAGIDLKGIEGWFGDIKKAKSDSEIKALVDKLLTIPIEQYAPEEFAGHAKVYALRIALQKVGLSIDVPSKSLEKYLEKS from the coding sequence ATGAAAATTGAAGATCACATAGCTTTCACGGCAAACCACAAGAACTGGAAAGTTGGAGATAAATTGGTAATGATGGAAGACCACAAAATAGCCCACTTCCTTGCAAGTGTCTCAAATACCGTCAATCTGAAGATCCCAGAGTATCTAACAGACGTCATGGATATTGCCAGAATAAGGAATCTAGCCGAGGAGATAGGAGAGAAAGAGCCTTGGGAGGTTTTAAAAACCCTGAAATCTCCAGGAACTTCAAGAAAACTTAATCCAATAATATTCGAAGATGACAAAAAACTCAAAAAGCTCCTCCTGGATGCCGCGAAAGCGTTGCTAGCAAGGGAAGCACTCTCAAAGAAGTTCCCCGTTAGCTACCCGGAAGAGCCCATAAGGGGGCTTAGAACTACGCTCCTGTATAATGAGGATCACATAAACTTCACCGCCAAGCATGGAAGCTGGATAGTTGTGAAAAGGCTGATAATAGACGATAAAACACCAATGGCAGATGTTGCAAGAATTTTGGCGAGTATAAATGAGACAACTGTTTCAAAGATTCCTGTATATGCCGGAATAGATTTAAAAGGAATAGAAGGATGGTTTGGAGACATCAAAAAGGCTAAAAGTGATAGCGAGATAAAAGCGCTTGTAGATAAGCTCCTCACCATCCCAATAGAACAGTATGCACCGGAAGAATTCGCGGGGCATGCAAAAGTCTATGCTCTAAGGATAGCTCTGCAGAAGGTTGGGCTTTCAATTGACGTTCCGTCCAAGTCCCTAGAAAAGTATCTTGAGAAGAGTTGA
- a CDS encoding transglutaminase-like domain-containing protein, producing MKSKMTLIALILLSVVGGCISSPRLYSPSIESEIPSTPLEACGEESYYFLDSAIECLITPEEVETLLPIADELQEGDIREDVWKILEWEEDNIRYDFEKASLSPAKITTYLTGRVEITGGSKIQSPSETVTLGKGICTDYTVLTIALLFAMNYTEAYALEINFENSEVGHTAALAKIGGKFFVLDQKPPVMDLGSYYLHWKKVEGKAISNATLYRVRWSGGADVEKLAVLYSSDFLSEDYVFTHFDVVRLTREVVEKIESEFPNLKKDENLKSGKLIGYSSGKKWTITLPNFAMYYSPEFHEQFVDYIYSSIKDTPEILADLRDYRFFWVNAETEGDDLKIELILARK from the coding sequence ATGAAGTCAAAAATGACCCTGATAGCATTGATTCTTCTTTCCGTGGTTGGTGGGTGCATCTCTTCTCCTAGATTATACTCTCCTTCAATAGAATCTGAAATACCCTCAACTCCCTTAGAGGCGTGTGGAGAGGAAAGTTACTACTTCTTGGATTCCGCCATAGAATGCCTGATAACTCCGGAAGAAGTGGAGACGCTTCTTCCAATTGCGGACGAATTACAAGAGGGAGACATAAGGGAAGACGTCTGGAAAATTCTTGAATGGGAAGAAGACAACATAAGGTATGATTTTGAGAAAGCATCCCTTTCACCTGCAAAAATAACAACATATCTGACGGGAAGAGTGGAAATAACCGGTGGCTCAAAAATCCAAAGCCCCTCAGAGACCGTGACCCTTGGAAAGGGGATATGCACGGATTATACAGTTTTAACAATTGCCCTACTGTTTGCAATGAACTACACTGAGGCTTATGCCCTTGAAATAAATTTTGAAAACAGTGAGGTAGGCCATACAGCAGCTTTAGCGAAGATTGGCGGGAAGTTCTTTGTTCTGGATCAGAAACCTCCCGTTATGGATTTGGGGAGCTACTACCTCCACTGGAAGAAAGTTGAAGGGAAGGCAATTTCAAATGCGACCCTTTATCGGGTTCGATGGAGCGGGGGAGCAGATGTTGAGAAGCTTGCGGTGCTCTACTCATCGGACTTCCTGAGCGAAGACTACGTTTTCACGCACTTCGATGTCGTAAGGCTGACACGGGAAGTCGTAGAAAAAATAGAGAGTGAGTTTCCAAATCTAAAGAAAGACGAGAACCTTAAATCCGGAAAGCTTATCGGGTATTCTTCTGGGAAGAAGTGGACTATAACTCTCCCTAATTTTGCCATGTATTACAGTCCGGAGTTCCACGAGCAGTTTGTGGACTATATCTACTCCAGCATAAAAGACACCCCAGAAATCTTGGCAGATTTGCGGGATTACCGCTTTTTCTGGGTCAATGCTGAAACTGAGGGGGATGATCTTAAGATAGAGCTTATCCTGGCGAGGAAGTAG
- a CDS encoding RidA family protein: MVKRNVIYTENAPKPIGPYSQAILVENPDKILFISGQIPINPETGELVKGDIREQARQAIENLIAVLEAAGATVDDVVKVNVYLDDINDFEEFNKVYEEYFGHSKPARAVVQVGKLPKGVKVEIEAIAIFE; encoded by the coding sequence ATGGTGAAGAGGAATGTGATCTATACCGAGAACGCTCCGAAGCCAATAGGGCCATACAGCCAGGCAATCTTGGTTGAAAACCCGGATAAGATACTCTTCATTTCAGGACAGATTCCAATAAACCCAGAAACAGGGGAACTCGTTAAAGGAGACATAAGAGAGCAGGCAAGGCAAGCAATAGAGAACCTGATAGCAGTTCTAGAAGCCGCAGGGGCGACAGTTGATGATGTTGTAAAGGTCAACGTTTATTTGGATGACATAAACGACTTCGAAGAGTTCAATAAAGTGTATGAAGAATACTTCGGGCATTCAAAGCCAGCTAGGGCAGTGGTGCAGGTAGGAAAGCTTCCAAAGGGAGTCAAGGTAGAGATAGAAGCAATAGCAATCTTTGAGTGA
- a CDS encoding CidB/LrgB family autolysis modulator, whose protein sequence is MNSLGIFLTIAVFYLFSKIYEKKRAFYLNPVMLSIIAIAFILHLTGISYETYMESAKIISYLLSPAVVSLAVPLYKQRGIIKEYSKEIFAGIVFGGTLAILSAFYVAKIFGGSESVLLSMAPKSITTAIAIGVSEKIGGIPPLTAVLVILTGILGNAIGVEMLDAFKIKDRVARGLAMGVTSHGLGTARIILVDELSGAVSGLAMALNGVFTSLILPYLLKLLQ, encoded by the coding sequence ATGAACTCCCTCGGAATTTTTCTAACGATTGCAGTTTTCTACTTATTTTCAAAGATTTATGAAAAGAAAAGAGCCTTCTACTTAAATCCTGTCATGCTTTCTATAATCGCAATAGCGTTCATCCTACATCTGACAGGGATTAGCTACGAGACTTATATGGAGAGTGCCAAGATTATAAGCTACCTTTTAAGCCCGGCAGTTGTTAGCCTTGCAGTCCCCCTCTATAAGCAGAGAGGAATAATAAAGGAGTATTCAAAGGAGATATTCGCGGGAATAGTCTTTGGTGGGACGCTAGCAATCCTAAGCGCATTTTACGTTGCAAAGATTTTTGGTGGTAGCGAGAGCGTTCTTCTAAGCATGGCCCCTAAGAGCATTACAACGGCAATAGCCATAGGGGTTAGTGAGAAGATAGGAGGCATACCACCTTTAACGGCAGTTTTAGTCATACTAACGGGAATACTAGGAAATGCCATTGGAGTTGAGATGCTAGATGCTTTCAAAATAAAGGACCGGGTTGCGAGAGGGCTTGCAATGGGAGTTACTTCTCACGGCCTAGGAACCGCAAGGATAATACTGGTTGATGAGCTTTCTGGGGCAGTCAGTGGTCTTGCAATGGCACTAAACGGTGTTTTCACGTCCTTAATCCTTCCCTATCTCCTCAAGCTCCTCCAGTAA
- the lonB gene encoding ATP-dependent protease LonB, which produces MDFQTTEEIKVPEKLIDQVIGQDHAVEVIKTAAKQKRHVLLIGEPGTGKSMLGQAMAELLPTENLEDILVFPNPEDENMPKIKTVPACQGRQIVERYRQKAKEQENIKSYLLLFVLFVVMIAVLLDRSAQTLLFGVFVLIVSLMALSNMRLRNQVLVPKLLVDNCGRTKAPFVDATGAHAGALLGDVRHDPFQCFSGEESIVIEKGKKKRVFKLREFVDSALKEPSGEGMDGKIRVVYKDLQGEDVKILTKDGFVKLLYVNRREGKQKLRKIVNLEKDYWLALTSEHKVYTERGLKEAGEITKDDEIIRVPITVVDKFDVAKTYNEEDKLKAYLRWKEYHEKTGNGYKKAAKELGIKESTLRWWAQGAKPNSLKMIEELEKLNLLPLNSEDSRLEKIARILGALFSDGSIDKNLNTLSFVSSEKEAIELFVKTLGELFGDFDYEIKENRESRGKSILFRTWDRKIIRFFVALGAPAGNKTKVKFELPWWIKLKPSIFLAFMDGFYSGDGSVPRFARYKDGIKFNGSLEIVQLTDELEKKLPFFEEIAWYLSFFGIKAKVRVDEARGKHKVRLILSQSVDNVLNFLEFIPISLSPAKREKFLREVEKYLAAVPESSLAERFGELKERFEKIKRGQRRHFIESWEEVEVTYNVTTETGNLLANGLFVKNSGGLGTPAHERVEPGMIHRAHKGVLFIDEVATLSLKMQQSLLTAMQEKKFPITGQSELSSGAMVRTEPVPCDFILVAAGNLDTVDKMHPALRSRIRGYGYEIYMRTTMPDTIENRRKLVRFVAQEVAKDGRIPHFTRDAVEEIIREAQKRAGRKGHLTLRLRDLGGVVRAAGDIAVREGAKYVTREHVLKALQLAKPLEKQLADWYIERKKEYQVIKTEGGEIGRVNGLAVIGEQSGIVLPIEAVVAPAASKEEGKIIVTGKLGEIAKEAVQNVSAIIKRYKGEDISRYDIHVQFLQTYEGVEGDSASISVATAVISALEGIPVKQSVAMTGSLSVRGEVLPVGGVTPKIEAAIEAGIKQVIIPKANENDVFLSPDKAEKIEIIPVERIDEVLQIALEDSEKKDELIKKIREALPFA; this is translated from the coding sequence ATGGATTTCCAGACTACTGAGGAAATTAAAGTCCCTGAAAAGTTAATAGACCAAGTTATCGGTCAAGATCATGCTGTTGAGGTAATAAAAACCGCAGCGAAACAAAAAAGGCACGTGCTGTTAATAGGTGAGCCCGGTACAGGTAAATCCATGTTAGGTCAAGCCATGGCGGAACTTCTTCCAACTGAAAATCTAGAGGACATCCTCGTCTTTCCAAATCCAGAAGACGAAAATATGCCCAAGATAAAGACAGTTCCGGCATGTCAGGGCAGACAAATAGTGGAGCGCTACAGGCAGAAGGCAAAGGAGCAAGAGAACATAAAGTCATATCTGCTGCTTTTTGTGCTTTTCGTGGTAATGATTGCGGTTCTTCTGGACCGCTCAGCCCAAACTCTGCTGTTCGGAGTCTTTGTGCTTATTGTGTCTTTGATGGCTTTATCAAACATGAGGCTTAGGAATCAAGTTTTGGTACCAAAGCTTCTTGTTGACAATTGTGGAAGAACTAAGGCTCCATTCGTTGATGCAACTGGAGCTCATGCTGGAGCTCTGCTTGGAGACGTTAGGCACGACCCGTTCCAATGTTTTAGCGGTGAAGAAAGCATTGTAATTGAAAAAGGCAAAAAGAAAAGAGTGTTCAAACTTAGGGAGTTCGTTGATAGTGCCCTCAAAGAGCCCTCTGGAGAAGGAATGGACGGAAAGATTAGGGTGGTTTATAAGGATCTTCAGGGAGAGGACGTAAAAATACTCACAAAGGATGGATTTGTAAAGCTCCTCTATGTCAATAGAAGGGAAGGAAAGCAAAAGCTTAGAAAAATAGTAAACCTTGAAAAGGATTACTGGCTTGCATTAACCTCTGAACACAAAGTGTACACGGAAAGAGGTCTTAAAGAAGCTGGAGAGATAACCAAGGATGACGAAATAATAAGGGTACCCATTACAGTTGTCGACAAGTTTGATGTTGCTAAAACCTATAATGAGGAAGACAAACTCAAAGCTTACCTCCGCTGGAAGGAGTATCACGAAAAAACTGGTAATGGTTACAAGAAAGCTGCAAAGGAGCTTGGCATCAAGGAAAGTACACTTCGCTGGTGGGCTCAGGGAGCAAAGCCAAACTCACTCAAAATGATAGAGGAGCTTGAAAAGCTCAACTTACTTCCATTAAACAGTGAAGACAGCAGACTCGAAAAGATAGCAAGGATTTTGGGTGCTCTCTTTAGCGATGGAAGCATCGATAAAAACCTCAATACTTTGAGCTTTGTTTCGAGCGAAAAGGAAGCCATTGAGCTTTTTGTGAAAACACTTGGCGAGCTCTTTGGAGATTTCGATTACGAGATTAAAGAGAACCGTGAGAGCAGAGGGAAGAGCATTCTTTTTAGAACATGGGACAGAAAAATTATAAGGTTCTTTGTTGCACTTGGTGCACCAGCTGGCAATAAGACCAAAGTCAAGTTTGAGCTTCCGTGGTGGATCAAGCTTAAGCCATCAATCTTCCTCGCCTTCATGGATGGTTTCTATAGCGGCGATGGTAGTGTACCGAGGTTTGCTCGTTACAAAGACGGCATAAAATTCAATGGAAGTCTTGAAATAGTCCAGCTTACCGATGAGCTTGAAAAGAAGCTCCCATTCTTTGAGGAAATAGCGTGGTATCTAAGCTTCTTTGGGATTAAAGCGAAAGTCAGAGTGGATGAAGCGAGAGGTAAACACAAGGTGAGGCTTATATTGTCCCAGTCCGTAGACAATGTACTCAACTTCCTTGAGTTCATTCCGATAAGCCTTTCTCCAGCAAAGAGAGAAAAGTTCCTTAGAGAAGTCGAGAAATACCTAGCGGCTGTTCCAGAATCAAGCCTTGCCGAAAGGTTTGGAGAGCTCAAGGAGCGTTTTGAAAAGATTAAAAGGGGACAGAGAAGGCACTTCATCGAAAGCTGGGAGGAAGTAGAGGTTACTTACAACGTAACTACAGAGACAGGAAATCTACTTGCCAATGGTCTATTTGTTAAGAACTCTGGAGGTCTCGGTACTCCAGCCCACGAAAGAGTTGAGCCCGGAATGATTCACAGAGCACACAAGGGTGTGCTATTCATAGATGAGGTAGCCACCCTTAGCTTGAAGATGCAGCAAAGCCTTCTCACTGCCATGCAGGAGAAGAAGTTCCCAATAACGGGCCAGAGCGAGCTCTCAAGCGGTGCTATGGTGAGAACAGAGCCTGTACCATGTGACTTCATCTTGGTTGCAGCAGGAAACCTCGACACGGTTGATAAGATGCATCCTGCTCTCCGTTCGAGAATAAGGGGTTATGGTTACGAAATATACATGAGAACCACAATGCCCGATACAATTGAAAACAGAAGAAAGCTCGTGCGTTTTGTTGCACAGGAAGTTGCGAAAGACGGCAGAATACCTCACTTCACCAGGGATGCCGTTGAGGAGATAATTAGGGAAGCTCAGAAGAGAGCTGGCAGGAAAGGCCATCTTACCTTGAGGCTTAGGGATCTTGGAGGTGTAGTAAGGGCTGCTGGAGACATAGCGGTTAGGGAAGGAGCTAAATACGTTACCAGAGAGCACGTACTAAAGGCGTTACAGCTAGCCAAGCCACTCGAAAAGCAGCTGGCAGATTGGTACATAGAGAGAAAGAAGGAGTACCAGGTTATTAAGACCGAGGGCGGAGAGATTGGAAGGGTAAATGGCCTTGCAGTTATAGGGGAACAGAGCGGTATTGTGTTGCCGATTGAAGCTGTGGTCGCTCCTGCTGCGAGCAAAGAAGAAGGTAAGATAATAGTGACAGGTAAGCTTGGGGAGATAGCAAAGGAAGCCGTCCAAAACGTGTCAGCTATAATAAAGCGCTACAAGGGAGAAGACATAAGCCGCTACGACATTCACGTTCAGTTCCTGCAAACATACGAAGGTGTTGAAGGTGACAGCGCAAGCATAAGCGTTGCGACAGCAGTCATTTCAGCTCTTGAAGGAATTCCCGTAAAGCAGAGTGTTGCCATGACCGGTTCGCTGAGCGTCAGGGGAGAGGTTTTACCCGTGGGAGGAGTCACACCAAAGATAGAAGCTGCAATTGAAGCCGGAATAAAGCAGGTTATAATTCCAAAGGCAAACGAGAACGACGTTTTCCTAAGCCCTGACAAGGCAGAAAAGATCGAAATAATCCCTGTTGAGAGAATTGATGAAGTTCTTCAGATAGCCCTCGAGGACTCAGAAAAGAAAGATGAACTGATAAAGAAAATCAGGGAAGCCCTGCCATTTGCTTAA
- a CDS encoding glycosyltransferase, translating into MLLEMLLAIILLWDSYFFVNYLLSLVKPYKTGNSAPFVSVLIPAYNEGENIVDSIKSALSQDYPDFEVIVIDDGSEDDTFERALSLKDLRLRVFRKAHEGKAKALNFGLSKAKGEIIVTTDADSILSPNALKSLVERFYSMDVVGVGGQVRVLGSSFLERAQDVEHLRIAMFRRAKELEDLSVAPGPISAFRREALERIGGFVESEVEDYATTKELKKLGKVLYAPKARVYTRMPKTLQQLWRQRRRWFLGDLKHLGGGLEKELFFLILGDFIALLDVVVPVALLLKGNFDLFLLFLSYEVLTLLIPTVVEGGSLLNALLFPVFLWFWALFYLSLHLYGYLRTLLGILQSLR; encoded by the coding sequence ATGCTGCTTGAGATGCTCTTAGCTATAATCCTCCTCTGGGATAGTTATTTTTTCGTTAACTACCTCCTTAGTCTAGTTAAGCCTTATAAAACCGGAAACTCTGCCCCTTTTGTAAGCGTATTGATACCCGCCTACAATGAGGGAGAGAACATAGTGGACTCCATAAAGTCGGCTCTCTCTCAGGATTATCCTGATTTTGAGGTTATCGTTATTGATGATGGCAGTGAAGATGACACGTTCGAGAGGGCCCTCTCTTTGAAAGACCTGAGGCTGAGAGTTTTTAGAAAGGCCCATGAAGGAAAGGCAAAAGCGCTTAACTTCGGACTCTCAAAAGCAAAGGGTGAAATAATAGTTACCACCGATGCGGACTCTATCCTTTCGCCAAACGCGTTGAAATCTCTGGTAGAGAGGTTTTATTCTATGGACGTTGTTGGGGTTGGGGGGCAAGTGAGGGTCTTGGGAAGCTCTTTCTTGGAGAGAGCTCAGGACGTTGAGCATCTCAGAATTGCTATGTTCAGACGGGCTAAGGAGCTTGAAGACCTAAGTGTTGCTCCCGGCCCAATCTCGGCCTTCAGAAGAGAAGCCTTGGAGCGGATTGGAGGGTTTGTCGAGAGTGAAGTTGAGGACTACGCAACAACAAAAGAGCTCAAGAAACTTGGGAAGGTTCTCTATGCCCCAAAGGCAAGGGTCTACACGAGAATGCCAAAAACACTCCAACAACTTTGGAGGCAGAGGAGGAGATGGTTTCTGGGTGATTTAAAGCATCTTGGAGGAGGGCTGGAGAAAGAGCTCTTTTTCCTGATCTTGGGCGACTTTATTGCTCTTCTCGATGTAGTAGTTCCGGTTGCACTGCTCTTAAAGGGAAACTTTGATTTATTCTTGCTGTTCTTAAGTTATGAGGTGCTTACCCTTCTTATCCCTACGGTTGTTGAGGGAGGTTCTCTCCTAAATGCCCTTCTCTTTCCAGTATTTCTGTGGTTCTGGGCTCTGTTTTATCTTTCTCTCCACCTCTATGGCTATCTCCGGACGCTGCTGGGAATTTTGCAAAGTTTGCGCTGA
- a CDS encoding Tfx family DNA-binding protein, whose protein sequence is MKTFLTEQQIRILRLRAKGLKQSEIAEILGTSRANVSILEKRALEKIEKAKNTLLLWEQINSKVAIEVKKGEDIFKVPDRLFEKADEVGVKVPYTTPEIIAFLVENAPIEERIAKKNFVLFLDTRDKLKVSEHLLEELEEIGKD, encoded by the coding sequence ATGAAGACCTTCCTCACGGAACAGCAGATCAGAATACTTCGTCTAAGGGCTAAGGGGCTAAAACAGAGTGAGATAGCTGAAATTCTGGGCACAAGCAGGGCAAATGTGAGTATTTTAGAAAAGCGCGCACTGGAAAAAATTGAAAAGGCTAAAAACACCCTTCTGCTGTGGGAGCAGATAAATTCCAAGGTCGCCATTGAAGTCAAAAAAGGAGAAGACATTTTTAAGGTCCCAGACAGGCTTTTCGAGAAAGCCGATGAAGTTGGGGTAAAGGTTCCCTACACAACTCCAGAAATTATAGCCTTCCTCGTTGAAAACGCTCCGATAGAGGAGAGAATAGCAAAGAAGAACTTTGTTCTGTTTTTGGACACCCGCGATAAGCTTAAGGTGAGCGAGCACTTACTGGAGGAGCTTGAGGAGATAGGGAAGGATTAA
- a CDS encoding CidA/LrgA family protein — MYKGLGIIFGFLFIGELLSEAFNLPIPGNVIGMILLTFALLFNVVELKDVEKEAEFFIKNMSVMFIPPGVGVITYWGLIKSQAVPIFGALVISFALTLILTAKFVELLRGGEK; from the coding sequence ATGTACAAGGGACTTGGCATAATCTTCGGTTTTCTCTTCATTGGAGAGCTCTTGAGCGAAGCATTTAATCTTCCAATACCCGGGAACGTCATCGGAATGATTTTGCTAACTTTTGCACTTTTATTCAACGTTGTAGAGCTGAAAGACGTTGAAAAAGAAGCAGAGTTCTTCATAAAGAATATGAGCGTGATGTTTATCCCACCAGGAGTTGGAGTCATAACATATTGGGGGCTCATAAAAAGCCAGGCAGTCCCGATTTTTGGGGCCTTGGTGATAAGCTTTGCTCTTACGTTGATTTTAACGGCGAAGTTTGTTGAACTCCTAAGAGGTGGCGAAAAATGA